Genomic DNA from Planctomicrobium piriforme:
GATCATAACGGCGGAATTTCACGGTTACCATCAACCGGAAATTCCTCGGCTCGGAACGGCCCCTTCCCCACGGGAATCAGCCTGCCGGCGTGGAAAGCGATTGCAGCCGTGCGGTCATCTCGCCCAGATGCTGATGCAGCAGGGCCAAGGTGAGATCGACCGAAGCAGATTCCCCAAACACAGTGCAGACCGGTTCGCCGCGACGCAGAGTTCCCCCCGGCAGCGGCAAGTCGGTCACTTCAGGCACTTCCCGCACGGGCACCTGATGTGCGTCCGCCAGCGGCGACTGCAGTTGCAGATCCGCGGGGCTGTAGAGCACTGCTTTTCCCAGAAACTCGCCGGGATGGGCCCGATTCCAGTTCGTAGAGGGGAGGTCTTCTTTGGCGAAACAGCGGCAATGTTCCCGCATAAAGGGGATGCCGGTCACATGTTCCAGCAGTTCAATCGAGGCCGGGTAGCGCGGATTCACTTCGGTGATCCAGGGCACGTCCTGCGAGTCGATCATCAGGTCGACTCCGTAGAGGCCCTTCAAGCCGAGCTTCCATTTCAGCACGTTGCCGAAGCGGCGAATCAGGTTTTCGACGGCGACGGACAGTGCCACCGGGCCGATATTCCCACACCACTGGTAGCCCGTCGCATGGCAGTCGGCCTCGCCAATGAGCTGGCGGGTCATGCCGATGAACCGCACGTCTCCCGATTCTGGCGAACCGATGAAGGCCGCCGAATACGGGATGCCGTCGATCCGCTGCTGAAAGCAGTGCGGTTCCTGCAAGGTCGGCGACGCCTGCTGGTCTTCCGTCCAGAGACTGATCCCCCGGCCCCCGGAACTCGCCAGCGGACGGAGCAGCCAGTTTCCATCGGGAGGGGGCGGATTGTTCTGATCCCGGTAATCGGGCAGCCGGACCCGGGCGAGTCGGGCCGCTTCCGTCAGTTGTGGAAGTGATCGCACGCGGCCCACCGCCGCAGAATCATTGCCCCAGAGCGGATTCGTCTTGCCGATGGCGTCGAGCAGATCCGGATTGTTTTCCATCCCCCCGGTGTAGACCACTGGCAGGCCGGGAAACCGTTTCAGTTCGGCCAGAATCCCGTCCGGGTAGCTGTTTAGAATGTGAAAGCTGGCATGCGCCCGCAAATCCGCGTCGGCATACAGATCGAGGCACAACGGACGGAAACCGGCCCGAATCGCCGAAAATGCCGCCGCACGGGCACTCGCCCCCACGATGAGCAGGTCAACGCTCGTATCGGCACTCTGGATCAATCGTCGCTCTCCGGGGTCGCACTCGGCGAGGTGTTCGGTTCACATCACAATCTGCTGACGTTATCGACGGACCGATTCCAAACTCAATGGACCAGTAAGACCGGCATTTCAATTTCTTCACGTTTTCTTGATTAGGGAAACTATTCCGACGGCCATAGCGACTATGACAGCGCCCTCCTCGGCATCACGCCGCCGCAGAATTCGCAAAAGTCGTGACGTAAATGGCATTCGCTGAACATGATGCAGTTTCAAAACGACGTATCATTCCCGAATTCTCTCGAACAGATAAAAATAAACTGTCCTGCTGAAGCATCTCATGCAGGGAGAAGAGGATGGAGTGTGAATCCCGCTGAGTTGAAACGGCCTGCCCCGGACTGGCTGGCGACGTGGTACACAGACCATGCGCAGCGGCTGAGGGCGTTCGTGTTCGGACTGCTGCGAGATCACGCTGCCGCCGACGAGGTCGTCCAAACCACATTTCAAACCGCCCTCGATCGCGGCGAGAATGTACGGGCAGGGGCCGAGAAATCCTGGCTGTTTCAAGTCGCCTATAACGAGGCGATGGGACGTAAGCGGCGGGACGAAATTCATCGCAGGTCGATTCAAAAACTTCCTCAAAAATCGCCGACAGAGACCCCCGCCTCGGAACTCCTTCGCAGTGAAACAATCCAGCAGGTTCAAGCTGCCCTGAACCAGCTTCCCGAAGAACAACGGGCAGTCGTGATTGGCAGGATGTATCGCGGGCAGACGTTTCAGGAGATCGCGGACGAGACCGGGCTTCCGCTCGGAACGGTGCTGACCCGCATGCGGCTCGCTCTACAGAAACTGACCAGAACACTTCAAGACGCAACATGAACACCAACGGCCCACAATTCGAACAACCTTCTGGTGAGCTGCCCCCCGGTGAAGTGCTGCTGCTGGCCAGCCGCTATCTCTCCGGGGAACTCGACTCGATCGCCGCCGCTGATTTTGAACAGCGTCTCGCTGACGATCAGTTCGCTCGCGACGCACTGGCCGATGTGGTGCAACTGACTGCGGCCATGCAGTCGCTGCCCGCAACAGAACTCCAGGTCTTTCCCGTACAGCCGCGCCCAGCGGCGTTCACGACATCGCGG
This window encodes:
- a CDS encoding ATP-grasp domain-containing protein, whose translation is MIQSADTSVDLLIVGASARAAAFSAIRAGFRPLCLDLYADADLRAHASFHILNSYPDGILAELKRFPGLPVVYTGGMENNPDLLDAIGKTNPLWGNDSAAVGRVRSLPQLTEAARLARVRLPDYRDQNNPPPPDGNWLLRPLASSGGRGISLWTEDQQASPTLQEPHCFQQRIDGIPYSAAFIGSPESGDVRFIGMTRQLIGEADCHATGYQWCGNIGPVALSVAVENLIRRFGNVLKWKLGLKGLYGVDLMIDSQDVPWITEVNPRYPASIELLEHVTGIPFMREHCRCFAKEDLPSTNWNRAHPGEFLGKAVLYSPADLQLQSPLADAHQVPVREVPEVTDLPLPGGTLRRGEPVCTVFGESASVDLTLALLHQHLGEMTARLQSLSTPAG
- a CDS encoding RNA polymerase sigma factor, with product MNPAELKRPAPDWLATWYTDHAQRLRAFVFGLLRDHAAADEVVQTTFQTALDRGENVRAGAEKSWLFQVAYNEAMGRKRRDEIHRRSIQKLPQKSPTETPASELLRSETIQQVQAALNQLPEEQRAVVIGRMYRGQTFQEIADETGLPLGTVLTRMRLALQKLTRTLQDAT